In Crassostrea angulata isolate pt1a10 chromosome 4, ASM2561291v2, whole genome shotgun sequence, one genomic interval encodes:
- the LOC128179352 gene encoding cytochrome P450 2C39-like — protein sequence MWVTVAIVVVLLCLIWALTGRPKGLPAGPTCFPIIGNIGLFRPSEATQAHRKFRKIYGDFYSLMIFNRPVIFISGFDNIRQLLVKHGDMFSERPRVYPSEVIAKRKGLAWASGAWWKEQRTFALTTLRKFGFGKRCLQSQVIEEVDCLMDEFEKYEGKPFNIHYQLKISVSNVICSLLFGKRFEYEDAKFHRLMKLLNTLLTVVNFSSLAFIFPSLSRFSIFNFTKAKPTIKALAEFVDERAEEHRETFDENNIRDYIDAYLLEQKQRTTEVNTTFTDEQLAGSVRDFFAAGTETTSLTLRWALLYLMHHPEIKQKLQTEIDTVLGGDKPTMEIKERLPMVDAFLLEVQRLGNILPLNLPHTTKEDFWYQGYLFPKNAIMFFMIDSVLSDPAIFPEPLKFNPERFIDADGQFGGEQKDKMIPFSTGRRMCPGEPLAKMELYLFLTRLLQRFDVEPENPKRLPSLEGTLGITNMPETFNVRLIKR from the exons ATGTGGGTGACGGTGGCCATTGTTGTTGTGTTGCTTTGTCTGATTTGGGCCCTGACAGGACGGCCCAAGGGACTGCCCGCCGGTCCGACATGTTTCCCCATCATCGGGAACATCGGACTCTTCAGGCCGTCGGAGGCCACACAAGCGCACAGGAAATTCCGAAAGATTTACGGCGATTTCTACTCGTTGATGATTTTCAACAGACCTGTCATTTTCATCAGTGGCTTTGACAATATACGCCAGCTTCTGGTCAAGCATGGGGACATGTTCTCCGAGAGACCAAGAGTGTATCCATCCGAAGTCATCGCTAAGAGAAAag GTTTGGCTTGGGCGTCCGGGGCCTGGTGGAAGGAACAGAGGACGTTCGCTTTGACGACTTTAAGGAAATTTGGGTTTGGAAAGCGCTGCCTACAGAGCCAAGTCATAGAGGAAGTGGATTGTCTAATGGATGAATTTGAGAAATACGAAGGAAAGCCATTCAACATCCACTACCAGCTCAAAATCAGTGTGTCCAACGTCATTTGTTCTCTGCTGTTTGGAAAACGATTCGAATACGAGGACGCCAAATTCCATCGTCTGATGAAGCTACTGAACACTCTGCTGACTGTCGTCAATTTCTCTTCGCTGGCGTTCATCTTCCCAAGCTTGAGTCGATTCAGTATCTTTAATTTCACTAAGGCAAAACCCACAATAAAAGCCCTGGCTGAGTTTGTGGATGAGAGAGCCGAGGAGCACAGGGAAACGTTCGATGAGAACAATATCAGAGACTACATCGATGCATATCTCCTAGAACAAAAGCAAAGGACGACCGAGGTCAACACGACGTTCACAG ACGAACAACTAGCCGGATCAGTCAGAGATTTCTTCGCTGCTGGAACTGAGACCACCTCTTTAACACTGAGATGGGCTCTCCTGTATTTGATGCATCATCCAGAGATTAAACAAAAACTCCAGACGGAAATTGATACTGTTCTAGGTGGAGACAAGCCCACCATGGAGATTAAGGAGAGGCTACCAATGGTGGACGCCTTTTTACTGGAGGTCCAACGTTTGGGCAACATTCTTCCTCTGAATCTCCCGCACACAACAAAGGAAGACTTTTGGTACCAGGGTTACCTCTTCCCGAAGAACGCCATCATGTTTTTCATGATTGACTCAGTATTATCTGATCCTGCAATTTTCCCCGAGCCGCTGAAATTCAACCCAGAAAGATTCATTGACGCAGATGGTCAATTTGGGGGAGAGCAGAAGGACAAAATGATTCCCTTTTCAACAG gACGAAGAATGTGTCCCGGGGAACCATTGGCAAAAATGGAACTCTATCTGTTTTTGACCAGACTTCTGCAACGGTTTGACGTGGAGCCAGAGAACCCAAAGCGCCTTCCATCACTGGAAGGGACCCTGGGCATTACAAATATGCCGGAAACGTTCAACGTGAGGTTGATCAAACGCTAA